From Numida meleagris isolate 19003 breed g44 Domestic line chromosome 4, NumMel1.0, whole genome shotgun sequence, the proteins below share one genomic window:
- the TBL1XR1 gene encoding F-box-like/WD repeat-containing protein TBL1XR1 — protein MSISSDEVNFLVYRYLQESGFSHSAFTFGIESHISQSNINGALVPPAALISIIQKGLQYVEAEVSINEDGTLFDGRPIESLSLIDAVMPDVVQTRQQAYRDKLAQQQAAAAAAAAATNQQGSAKNGENTANGEENGAHTIANNHTDMMEVDGDVEIPPNKAVVLRGHESEVFICAWNPVSDLLASGSGDSTARIWNLSENSTSGSTQLVLRHCIREGGQDVPSNKDVTSLDWNSEGTLLATGSYDGFARIWTKDGNLASTLGQHKGPIFALKWNKKGNFILSAGVDKTTIIWDAHTGEAKQQFPFHSAPALDVDWQSNNTFASCSTDMCIHVCKLGQDRPIKTFQGHTNEVNAIKWDPTGNLLASCSDDMTLKIWSMKQDSCVHDLQAHNKEIYTIKWSPTGPGTNNPNANLMLASASFDSTVRLWDVDRGICIHTLTKHQEPVYSVAFSPDGRYLASGSFDKCVHIWNTQTGALVHSYRGTGGIFEVCWNAAGDKVGASASDGSVCVLDLRK, from the exons GGTTTTCCCATTCAGCATTTACCTTTGGTATAGAGAGCCATATCAGCCAGTCCAATATAAATGGTGCTCTGGTGCCACCAGCTGCTTTGATTTCCATCATCCAGAAAGGTCTGCAGTATGTAGAGGCAGAAGTCAGTATTAATGAG GATGGTACCTTGTTTGATGGTAGGCCGATAGAGTCTCTTTCACTGATAGATGCAGTGATGCCTGATGTGGTACAGACGAGACAGCAGGCCTACAGAGATAAACTTGCacaacagcaggcagcagctgctgcagctgcagctgcaacCAACCAACAGGGATCAGCAAAAAATGGTGAAAACACCGCAAACGGGGAAGAGAATGGAGCACATACTATAGCAA ATAATCACACAGATATGATGGAAGTAGATGGCGATGTCGAAATCCCTCCCAACAAAGCAGTGGTGCTGCGTGGCCATGAATCTGAAGTATTCATCTGTGCCTGGAATCCCGTTAGTGACCTTTTGGCCTCAGG ATCTGGAGATTCAACAGCACGGATATGGAACCTCAGTGAGAACAGCACAAGTGGCTCTACGCAGCTGGTACTTCGACACTGTATACGAGAAGGAGGGCAGGATGTACCAAGCAACAAAGACGTGACATCCCTAGATTGGAAC AGTGAAGGTACACTTCTAGCAACTGGGTCTTACGATGGCTTTGCAAGGATATGGACTAAAGATG GTAATCTTGCCAGCACCTTAGGGCAACATAAAGGTCCTATATTTGCGTTAAAATGgaacaagaaaggaaacttcATTTTAAGTGCAGGAGTGGACAAG ACCACGATTATTTGGGATGCCCACACTGGTGAAGCCAAGCAGCAGTTTCCGTTTCATTCTG caCCAGCATTAGATGTTGACTGGCAGAGCAACAACACGTTTGCCTCTTGCAGCACAGACATGTGCATTCATGTCTGTAAATTAGGACAAGATAGGCCCATCAAAACCTTCCAGGGTCACACA AATGAAGTAAACGCAATCAAATGGGATCCAACTGGTAATCTTCTGGCGTCCTGTTCTGACGATATGACTCTAAAG ATCTGGAGCATGAAGCAAGACAGTTGTGTCCATGACTTACAAGCACACAACAAAGAAATTTATACTATCAAATGGAGTCCTACAGGACCAGGAACAAATAACCCGAATGCCAATCTTATGTTAGCAAG TGCGTCCTTTGATTCTACTGTTCGGTTATGGGATGTGGACAGAGGAATCTGTATTCATACTCTGACAAAACATCAAGAACCTGTGTACAGTGTAGCTTTCAGTCCTGACGGCAGGTACCTGGCCAGCGGCTCCTTTGATAAATGTGTACACATCTGGAATACACAG ACAGGTGCCCTAGTTCACAGTTATAGGGGAACAGGAGGGATTTTTGAGGTTTGCTGGAATGCAGCAGGAGACAAAGTTGGAGCAAGTGCTTCAGATGGTTCA gTTTGTGTATTAGACCTACGGAAATAG